A section of the Candidatus Cloacimonadota bacterium genome encodes:
- a CDS encoding LptF/LptG family permease encodes MKILERYILRENVKPFIIASMVLTFIFLLDKLIDLLNLIIEKRLDIPAIISVFSLSLPFMLALSIPMAVLLATIMSFGRLSVDNELSAFKSCGINIYTLMRSTVIAAFFLSLFMIYFNHHILPETNHKLKNLLIRLHYRRPVTNITPGVFTTIKNYTIYTSEIRNDELIGVTIYNRQGTGFPQTITAERGLIELTDGGNNFKATLFSGEVHERDARDPARYTLQKFARLVIHLPDLGYQMNIDDSDYRSDREMNTSTMLQINRERRQEILDTQAQIERLQNRNELLEPEIHLSQVRTEVERNTNLIGISQNKIEDLEQRVREFQVEIHKKYAIAFACLIFVFLGVPIGMMIRSSGVGVAFSTSAIIFIIYYIFLVSGEQLGDKGYVAPWIAMWAPNFFFGAVGIYLVITSTKDMKTIKWEIWKEKISAFKRRFLKR; translated from the coding sequence ATGAAAATATTAGAGCGTTACATCCTAAGAGAGAATGTAAAACCCTTTATTATCGCCTCGATGGTCTTAACTTTTATTTTTCTGCTCGATAAATTGATCGACCTGCTCAATCTGATTATCGAAAAACGGCTCGATATTCCGGCAATTATTTCAGTATTTAGTCTCAGCTTACCCTTCATGTTAGCTCTCTCGATACCTATGGCTGTATTATTGGCAACAATAATGTCCTTCGGCAGATTATCGGTAGATAACGAGTTATCTGCCTTTAAATCTTGCGGGATCAATATTTATACTTTGATGCGTTCAACTGTTATAGCCGCCTTTTTTCTCTCACTTTTTATGATATATTTCAATCATCATATCCTACCAGAGACCAATCATAAACTAAAAAACCTGCTGATCAGATTACATTATCGTCGTCCTGTAACAAATATTACACCGGGTGTCTTTACTACTATTAAGAACTATACTATTTATACTTCTGAGATCAGAAATGATGAACTGATCGGAGTTACCATCTATAATAGACAGGGGACCGGTTTCCCTCAAACTATTACTGCTGAAAGAGGTTTGATAGAGCTGACGGACGGAGGTAATAATTTTAAAGCTACTCTTTTCAGTGGAGAAGTACATGAAAGAGATGCCCGTGACCCGGCACGTTATACTCTCCAAAAATTTGCCCGCTTGGTCATCCATTTACCAGATCTGGGATACCAGATGAATATTGACGATTCAGACTATCGAAGTGATCGGGAGATGAATACGTCAACGATGTTGCAGATCAATAGAGAGCGCAGGCAGGAGATCCTTGATACACAAGCCCAGATAGAACGGCTGCAGAATCGTAACGAGCTTCTTGAACCTGAAATTCATCTATCTCAGGTTAGAACTGAGGTTGAGCGAAACACTAATCTAATAGGTATATCACAGAACAAGATCGAGGATCTGGAACAGCGGGTACGAGAATTTCAAGTAGAGATCCATAAGAAGTATGCAATAGCTTTCGCTTGCTTGATCTTTGTCTTTTTAGGTGTGCCTATCGGAATGATGATCCGTAGTAGTGGTGTTGGAGTTGCTTTCTCCACCAGTGCTATAATTTTTATTATCTACTACATTTTTCTTGTAAGCGGTGAACAACTGGGTGATAAGGGGTATGTTGCTCCATGGATCGCTATGTGGGCACCAAATTTCTTCTTTGGTGCTGTTGGTATATATCTGGTGATCACTTCAACTAAAGACATGAAAACTATTAAGTGGGAAATCTGGAAAGAAAAGATCTCTGCCTTTAAGAGAAGATTTCTTAAGAGATAA
- a CDS encoding LptF/LptG family permease, with amino-acid sequence MRILDRYIITQFLKTFIIISLSLAFVFIVVDVFDRLPRLLRTTSELHFLIQYFLLRIPYLFVITSPVTVLLAGLFLMDMLSKYNESIAIRASGVSINRLVTPLFVFGIIYSIFIMFFGDLILPKAEDHREYLFRVKIRGQEHEDVRMRSNIQYRGEGNTLYNIGFFDGFRNTLRMIDITTINPKTYEIERKLTAVTARWQNDQWIFDDCVIRTFQDGKLLSTKHYKSISLDDINVTPTDFVKSAKSPMSMNYFELSDYIARLKRVGENYNTELVDLYTKISFPFANFIIMLFCVPLATVSMRSRYRGMIFIIGIIICFLYLTVVRISQSLGYNEVLHPATAAWLPHAVFFLTGIMFVSKAEV; translated from the coding sequence ATGCGAATTCTCGATAGATATATAATAACTCAGTTCTTGAAGACTTTCATCATCATAAGTTTATCCTTGGCATTTGTGTTTATTGTAGTGGATGTTTTTGACAGATTACCGAGATTACTTAGAACAACCAGTGAATTACATTTCCTTATTCAGTACTTTCTGCTTCGCATTCCTTACCTTTTTGTTATTACTTCACCAGTTACAGTACTTTTAGCCGGCCTCTTTTTAATGGACATGCTTTCCAAATACAATGAATCAATAGCTATTCGGGCTTCCGGAGTAAGCATTAACCGCTTAGTTACTCCCCTTTTCGTATTCGGAATAATCTACAGTATTTTTATTATGTTTTTTGGTGATCTTATACTACCAAAAGCAGAAGATCATCGAGAATACCTGTTTAGGGTGAAAATTCGCGGACAGGAACATGAAGATGTCCGGATGCGTTCCAATATTCAATATCGTGGAGAAGGTAATACTCTTTATAATATCGGGTTCTTTGATGGTTTCCGAAATACGCTGAGAATGATTGATATTACAACCATTAATCCGAAAACGTATGAAATAGAAAGAAAACTCACTGCTGTAACTGCAAGATGGCAAAATGATCAGTGGATCTTCGACGATTGTGTCATCCGTACTTTCCAAGATGGAAAGTTGTTATCAACCAAGCATTACAAGTCCATATCACTCGATGACATAAATGTCACTCCAACCGATTTTGTAAAGAGTGCAAAAAGTCCGATGTCAATGAATTACTTTGAGCTTAGTGATTATATCGCTCGGTTAAAGCGTGTAGGTGAGAATTATAATACCGAACTGGTTGATCTCTATACCAAAATATCCTTTCCTTTTGCTAATTTCATCATCATGCTCTTTTGTGTACCTCTTGCTACTGTATCTATGCGGAGTAGATATCGAGGCATGATCTTTATCATCGGGATAATTATCTGCTTTCTCTATCTTACTGTAGTCCGAATTAGTCAAAGTCTTGGATATAATGAAGTTTTACACCCAGCAACCGCAGCTTGGTTACCACACGCTGTCTTTTTCTTGACCGGTATTATGTTCGTTTCCAAAGCCGAAGTATAG
- a CDS encoding glycosyltransferase family 4 protein, whose amino-acid sequence MNILMLLEHHFPPDIRVEKEIKTLLANGYQITVACVSDKDETETNDNKNLTIIRKRIPKFVYKSSVGALKFPFYFNFWRAFVNSIIKQEQIDVLHVHDLPLAKIAWEIREKHSILFVLDLHENYPYMLQVSPHTKTIPGKLLSSFNQWLEYEKTMIKEADLVLSVIEEQKDRLVALGADPEKIYLVSNTPIIEKDMIHEETTLNKKRNVFLYAGNFYSARGLNILIPAFNAIALQVSDTQLWLVGNGKNLQKMKQYAHQFPTYDRIVFYGWQTYEKTLSLIAESDFTIIPHLRNGHSDNTIPNKLFQYMMLGKTVISSNCPPIERILTECQAGLTYNDKDIQELSDKMLYAIHHREEMRMMGQNGRKAVVEKYNWNFAAKNLIAGYQHLF is encoded by the coding sequence ATGAATATTTTAATGCTTTTAGAACACCATTTTCCACCTGATATCAGGGTAGAGAAGGAAATTAAAACTCTTTTGGCAAATGGTTATCAGATCACTGTTGCTTGTGTTTCAGACAAAGATGAGACTGAGACTAATGATAACAAAAATTTAACAATAATTAGAAAAAGGATCCCGAAGTTTGTCTATAAATCTAGCGTCGGTGCCTTGAAATTTCCCTTTTATTTTAACTTTTGGAGAGCTTTCGTTAATTCGATAATAAAGCAAGAACAAATTGATGTTCTTCATGTTCATGACCTTCCACTGGCTAAGATAGCTTGGGAGATTCGTGAAAAACATAGTATCCTCTTTGTTCTCGATCTTCATGAAAATTACCCCTATATGCTACAAGTATCTCCCCATACAAAAACTATACCAGGCAAATTATTATCATCTTTTAACCAATGGCTTGAATATGAAAAAACTATGATCAAAGAAGCAGATTTAGTTCTTAGTGTAATCGAAGAACAAAAAGATCGTCTTGTTGCTCTTGGTGCAGATCCTGAAAAAATCTATCTCGTCTCCAATACTCCCATCATCGAAAAAGATATGATCCATGAAGAAACTACTCTTAACAAGAAGAGAAACGTTTTTCTATATGCTGGCAATTTTTACAGTGCACGAGGCTTGAATATCTTGATACCGGCTTTTAATGCAATAGCTTTACAAGTTTCTGATACTCAATTATGGCTTGTTGGTAACGGGAAAAACCTGCAGAAAATGAAACAATATGCCCATCAGTTTCCAACTTATGACAGGATAGTTTTTTATGGTTGGCAGACTTATGAGAAAACTCTCTCTTTAATAGCAGAATCAGATTTCACAATTATTCCGCACCTGAGAAATGGACACAGTGATAATACCATACCGAACAAATTGTTTCAATATATGATGTTGGGAAAAACTGTGATCTCAAGTAATTGTCCTCCTATAGAGAGAATTTTAACTGAATGTCAAGCTGGACTTACTTATAATGATAAGGATATTCAAGAACTAAGTGATAAAATGCTTTATGCTATCCATCATCGTGAAGAGATGAGAATGATGGGTCAAAATGGCAGAAAAGCTGTGGTGGAAAAATATAACTGGAACTTTGCAGCTAAGAACCTGATAGCGGGATATCAACATTTATTCTAA
- a CDS encoding L-threonine 3-dehydrogenase: MKKILVIGSAGQIGSELVPELRRIYGTNNVVASDIQQNPPEILLNGPYEIIDCLDAEKIKTVIKHNDIDTVYNLAALLSSIGERNPQLSWKINIGGLMNLLELATEFKFALFTPSSIGAFGPTTPHDNTPQDTIMRPTSMYGVTKVAGELLCDYYHLKFGVDARGVRYPGIISNVTLPGGGTTDYAVDIYYKAILEGEFTCNLKAGTYLDMMYMPDCLRAAIELMEADPAKLIHRNCYNVAAMSFEPEEIAAEIRKHIPEFKLKYDIDPVRQAIADSWPNKMDDSVARSEWNWQHEYNLPEMTVDMLNVLRKKLKK, encoded by the coding sequence ATGAAAAAGATATTGGTCATCGGTTCAGCCGGTCAAATTGGATCAGAATTAGTTCCCGAGCTGCGCAGAATATATGGGACTAATAATGTCGTTGCCTCCGACATTCAACAGAACCCTCCGGAAATTTTGCTTAATGGTCCTTATGAAATAATAGACTGTTTGGATGCAGAAAAGATTAAAACCGTTATAAAACATAATGACATAGATACTGTATACAATCTAGCTGCTCTGCTTTCTTCAATTGGTGAACGCAATCCTCAACTCTCCTGGAAAATCAATATCGGCGGTTTGATGAACTTGCTGGAACTGGCGACTGAATTTAAGTTTGCTCTCTTTACCCCTTCTTCTATCGGCGCTTTCGGGCCAACAACACCACATGACAACACACCACAAGATACTATTATGCGACCTACTTCCATGTATGGAGTAACAAAAGTAGCCGGTGAGTTACTCTGCGATTATTATCATCTGAAATTCGGAGTAGATGCTCGGGGTGTCCGCTATCCAGGTATTATTTCTAATGTGACCTTACCCGGTGGAGGAACTACAGATTATGCAGTTGATATCTATTATAAAGCTATCCTGGAAGGAGAATTCACTTGTAATCTTAAAGCAGGAACTTATCTTGATATGATGTACATGCCTGATTGTTTAAGGGCAGCTATCGAGCTCATGGAAGCAGATCCGGCAAAATTAATTCACAGAAATTGTTATAATGTAGCCGCAATGAGTTTTGAACCGGAAGAAATTGCAGCTGAAATCCGGAAACATATTCCTGAGTTTAAATTGAAATATGATATAGATCCTGTTCGCCAAGCTATTGCTGACAGTTGGCCTAATAAGATGGATGACTCTGTTGCTCGATCAGAATGGAATTGGCAACATGAATATAATCTTCCTGAGATGACAGTTGATATGTTGAATGTACTAAGAAAAAAACTAAAAAAATGA
- the acpS gene encoding holo-ACP synthase: MIFGIGIDNIEVERVQKQLEKNGFKEKIFSEKEIEYCSAKKTYAESFAARFAAKEAFFKAIGTGWRGGMSFKDIEIVNNDLGKPTICLHGKAKQFALENKLDKIYVSLTHLKSCAGAIVIIEKKDFTSIK; encoded by the coding sequence ATGATCTTCGGTATTGGTATTGATAATATAGAAGTTGAAAGAGTCCAAAAGCAATTGGAGAAAAACGGCTTCAAAGAAAAAATATTCTCTGAAAAGGAAATTGAATATTGTTCTGCTAAGAAAACCTATGCTGAGAGTTTTGCTGCCAGATTTGCAGCTAAAGAGGCATTTTTTAAGGCAATTGGAACCGGATGGCGAGGTGGAATGAGTTTCAAGGATATTGAGATTGTTAACAATGATCTAGGAAAACCTACCATTTGTTTGCACGGTAAAGCGAAGCAATTTGCTTTAGAAAACAAGCTTGACAAAATCTATGTATCATTAACTCATCTAAAATCTTGTGCTGGAGCGATCGTCATCATAGAGAAGAAAGATTTTACTTCAATAAAATAA
- the acsA gene encoding acetate--CoA ligase, whose product MSNIGSYEERIRNFDWSISEQELGYKEGDNINIGWYCSDRICEMGKADKIALYWEGMNDKRKQYTFDQVRINSNKIGDFLRSLGIKNEDRVCLFMDKIPELYIGFLGVLKIGAIAQPLFSAFGDESLHVRLDNAKTSAIITQRKHVGKVRKLLEISPYLKHIIVVDSDLSKPLKEREIAFDMENYPEPQNFEIYPTKAESPSVLHYTSGTTGQPKGVKHVHYSLISQFLTTKWVLDLQDDDIYWCTADPGWVTGTSYGIIGPWSLGVTQFVSDVGFSAENWYHFIEKYKVSMWYSAPTAIRSLMKAGDEVVKKFDLSSLRHLASVGEPLNATAVIWSEKVYGHPFHDTFWQTETGSIMLTNFPGMKIKPGSMGKPFPGITATVLDPKTFEPFTEPGKIGLIAFRPGWPAMIRTYWNNEETYKSKFKNGWYLSGDRASIDHEGYYWFVGRDDDVINTGGHLVSPFEIESALLEHEAVAESAVVSKPDEVNMEVVKAFVLLKPGYEPDDMLELSIMNFIRKKLSSFAMPQEIEYVDSLPKTRSGKIMRRLLHAKEWGEEIGDTSTLEDDE is encoded by the coding sequence ATGTCAAACATAGGATCATACGAAGAGAGAATCAGGAACTTTGATTGGTCAATTTCCGAACAAGAACTCGGTTATAAAGAGGGGGATAATATCAACATTGGTTGGTATTGTTCCGATCGCATCTGTGAAATGGGAAAAGCCGATAAAATCGCACTCTATTGGGAAGGAATGAATGATAAGAGAAAGCAATATACATTCGATCAGGTCCGCATCAACAGTAATAAAATTGGTGATTTTCTTCGTAGTCTGGGGATCAAGAACGAGGATCGAGTTTGTCTCTTTATGGACAAGATCCCTGAACTTTACATAGGTTTTTTAGGAGTTCTTAAAATTGGTGCTATTGCTCAACCGCTTTTTTCAGCTTTTGGCGATGAATCTTTACACGTTAGATTAGATAATGCCAAGACATCAGCTATTATTACTCAAAGAAAACATGTCGGCAAGGTTCGTAAATTACTTGAAATAAGCCCGTATCTGAAACATATAATAGTTGTAGATTCTGATCTGAGCAAACCATTAAAGGAAAGAGAAATAGCTTTTGATATGGAGAATTATCCGGAACCACAAAATTTTGAGATCTATCCGACAAAAGCCGAATCACCATCTGTTTTGCATTATACTTCCGGTACGACAGGACAACCTAAAGGTGTTAAACATGTTCACTATTCACTTATCTCGCAATTTTTAACGACAAAATGGGTACTTGATCTGCAGGATGATGATATCTACTGGTGTACTGCAGACCCTGGTTGGGTTACAGGAACCTCTTACGGAATAATTGGTCCATGGAGTCTCGGTGTCACCCAATTTGTTTCTGATGTTGGATTCAGTGCTGAGAACTGGTATCATTTCATAGAGAAATATAAAGTTTCCATGTGGTACTCTGCTCCAACCGCTATTCGTTCATTGATGAAAGCAGGGGATGAAGTTGTAAAAAAATTCGATCTATCTTCTCTCCGTCATCTGGCAAGTGTGGGTGAACCACTCAATGCCACAGCGGTTATCTGGAGTGAAAAAGTTTATGGTCATCCTTTCCACGATACTTTCTGGCAAACTGAGACCGGATCTATTATGTTGACCAATTTCCCGGGTATGAAAATCAAACCCGGTTCGATGGGAAAACCTTTCCCGGGTATTACTGCTACTGTTTTAGATCCTAAGACTTTCGAACCTTTTACTGAGCCGGGAAAGATCGGTCTGATAGCTTTTCGTCCCGGTTGGCCTGCCATGATTCGTACTTACTGGAATAATGAAGAGACCTACAAATCAAAATTCAAAAATGGTTGGTATTTGTCCGGTGATAGGGCATCTATTGATCATGAAGGTTATTACTGGTTTGTGGGTAGAGATGATGATGTTATCAATACCGGTGGACACCTGGTAAGCCCCTTCGAGATAGAATCAGCACTGCTTGAACATGAAGCTGTTGCTGAAAGTGCTGTTGTATCAAAGCCGGATGAAGTAAATATGGAAGTAGTAAAAGCATTCGTATTATTAAAACCGGGATACGAACCTGATGATATGTTGGAGTTGAGCATAATGAATTTTATCCGCAAGAAATTATCTTCGTTCGCTATGCCTCAGGAAATAGAATATGTAGATAGTTTACCCAAAACACGCAGCGGTAAAATAATGCGTCGCTTACTACATGCTAAAGAATGGGGAGAAGAGATCGGAGATACATCTACATTGGAAGACGATGAATAA
- a CDS encoding acyl carrier protein, whose protein sequence is MEEIKDIVLEYVINEYLEDEDEELTYDTPLISGGIVDSFSMVSLKRFLEAKYKISIPDDKATPEAFDTVNKITQLVKEFIG, encoded by the coding sequence ATGGAAGAGATTAAAGACATTGTATTGGAATATGTGATCAACGAGTATCTGGAAGATGAAGATGAAGAACTTACTTATGATACCCCGCTTATTTCAGGTGGGATCGTAGATTCATTTTCAATGGTATCATTAAAACGATTTTTGGAAGCAAAATATAAGATATCTATCCCTGATGATAAAGCTACACCGGAAGCTTTTGATACTGTGAATAAGATCACACAATTAGTGAAAGAATTTATTGGTTAA